A window of Streptomyces armeniacus contains these coding sequences:
- a CDS encoding TetR/AcrR family transcriptional regulator C-terminal domain-containing protein has protein sequence MVSRCSRRAAAAEQFLALLTGPMEQRSLLGTRAVPETELRAAAQAAVRTFLLAFGPGAEPAVEPA, from the coding sequence GTGGTCTCCCGGTGCAGCCGGCGGGCGGCGGCCGCCGAGCAGTTCCTCGCGCTGCTCACCGGGCCGATGGAGCAGCGGTCGCTGCTCGGCACGCGCGCGGTCCCCGAAACCGAACTGCGGGCCGCCGCCCAGGCCGCCGTCCGCACCTTCCTGCTGGCCTTCGGCCCCGGAGCGGAGCCGGCAGTGGAACCGGCCTGA
- a CDS encoding dihydrofolate reductase family protein translates to MRKVVSALFVSVDGVAESPDQWQFDFDEEMGEVLTTTLETTDTVLLGRVTYSEWAGYWPTVTSGEDVGFANWINNSPKYVASTTLDNVDLWANSSLIKGDLAAAVRQLKAGEGKGISVAGSPGLVRSLVDQGLVDELVLLIHPVIAGEGRKKLFADDTSMKKLELVSAKPSSSGVIIATYRPAD, encoded by the coding sequence GTGCGCAAGGTCGTTTCGGCTCTGTTCGTCTCCGTGGACGGTGTCGCCGAGTCACCGGACCAGTGGCAGTTCGACTTCGACGAGGAGATGGGGGAGGTGCTCACCACCACGCTGGAGACCACCGACACGGTGCTCCTCGGGCGGGTCACGTACTCCGAGTGGGCGGGCTACTGGCCGACGGTGACCAGCGGCGAGGACGTGGGGTTCGCCAACTGGATCAACAATTCGCCCAAGTACGTCGCCTCGACCACGCTGGACAACGTCGACCTCTGGGCCAACAGCAGCCTCATCAAGGGCGATCTGGCCGCCGCCGTCCGGCAGCTCAAGGCCGGCGAGGGCAAGGGCATCTCGGTCGCGGGCAGCCCCGGCCTGGTGCGTTCCCTGGTGGACCAGGGACTGGTCGACGAACTGGTGCTGCTCATCCACCCGGTGATCGCCGGAGAGGGCCGCAAGAAGCTGTTCGCCGACGACACCTCGATGAAGAAGCTCGAGCTGGTGAGTGCCAAGCCGTCCAGCAGCGGCGTGATCATCGCGACGTACCGCCCGGCGGACTGA
- a CDS encoding ABC transporter ATP-binding protein yields MFGRKNGAGTTRSAEALRLVDVTKVYGTAENAVKALDGVSLSLPAGSFTAVMGPSGSGKSTLLQCAAGLDRPDHGVVMVDGEEMTGGTEAQLTKFRRRRIGFVFQQYNLLPTLNVAQNTTLPMKLSGDRVNRARTEEILGQVGLGDRLHHRPDALSGGQRQRVAIARALVTEPSVIFADEPTGALDMRSARDVLQLLQETVRLHGRTVVMVTHDPVAASYADSVLFLADGRLAGQMQTPTVDAVAERLAHLGDAVGVTGDNTMQMGV; encoded by the coding sequence ATGTTTGGTCGCAAGAACGGGGCCGGAACCACCAGGAGCGCCGAGGCGCTGCGTCTCGTCGACGTCACCAAGGTCTACGGCACCGCGGAGAACGCCGTGAAGGCACTGGACGGTGTGAGCCTCAGCCTTCCGGCCGGCAGTTTCACCGCCGTCATGGGGCCGTCCGGTTCCGGCAAGTCCACGCTGCTGCAGTGCGCGGCCGGGCTGGACCGGCCGGACCACGGAGTGGTCATGGTGGACGGCGAGGAGATGACGGGCGGTACGGAGGCTCAGCTGACGAAGTTCCGCCGCCGCCGGATCGGCTTCGTCTTCCAGCAGTACAACCTGCTGCCGACGCTCAACGTTGCACAGAACACCACCCTGCCGATGAAACTCTCCGGCGACCGCGTCAACCGTGCGCGTACGGAGGAGATCCTCGGCCAGGTCGGCCTCGGCGACCGGCTGCACCACCGCCCGGACGCCCTTTCCGGCGGCCAGCGGCAGCGCGTCGCCATCGCCCGCGCGCTCGTCACCGAGCCCAGCGTGATCTTCGCGGACGAGCCGACCGGCGCGCTGGACATGCGCAGCGCGCGGGACGTACTGCAGCTGCTGCAGGAGACCGTACGGCTGCACGGCCGCACTGTGGTCATGGTGACGCACGACCCGGTCGCCGCCTCGTACGCGGACTCCGTGCTCTTCCTCGCGGACGGCCGGCTCGCCGGCCAGATGCAGACGCCCACCGTCGACGCGGTCGCCGAGCGCCTCGCGCACCTGGGCGACGCCGTGGGTGTCACCGGCGACAACACCATGCAGATGGGGGTGTGA
- a CDS encoding MerR family transcriptional regulator, translated as MNDRSELFTIGQLSARTGIPVRTIRYWSDLGLIPPTARSAGGYRCYGVEDTARADLVRTLRELGLGLETVRWVLDGQAGIADVARQHARALDAEIRTLKLRRAVLRSVAERHDTTEEMALMHKLAQLSAEERTRIIDDFVDRTFAGIDPEAQGAQLAHAMRTVPAELPEDPTTEQVDAWVELAELVGDPDFRQRVRQMAVAGAEGTPEPASADAPAGTAGTDGRDGPAGTDSPAGPAPLPYDPARVTEHAGAAVAAGTAPDGAGARTVLHRIVDADMPRDERARLADQVETFTDRRVERYWQLLGVLNGRPPFPPAVPAFEWFIAALRGA; from the coding sequence GTGAACGACCGCAGCGAGCTGTTCACGATCGGACAGCTCTCCGCTCGTACCGGCATTCCCGTACGCACCATCCGCTACTGGTCCGACCTCGGGCTCATCCCGCCGACCGCCCGCTCAGCGGGCGGCTACCGCTGCTACGGCGTCGAGGACACGGCCCGCGCGGACCTCGTACGGACGCTGCGCGAGCTGGGGCTCGGGCTGGAGACGGTCCGGTGGGTGCTCGACGGGCAGGCGGGGATCGCCGACGTCGCGCGCCAGCACGCCCGCGCTCTGGACGCCGAGATCCGCACGCTCAAGCTGCGCCGTGCGGTGCTGCGGTCGGTCGCCGAACGGCACGACACGACCGAGGAGATGGCACTCATGCACAAGCTCGCCCAGCTGTCGGCGGAGGAACGCACGCGCATCATCGACGACTTCGTCGACCGCACGTTCGCCGGGATCGACCCGGAGGCCCAGGGCGCGCAACTCGCCCACGCCATGCGCACGGTGCCCGCCGAACTGCCCGAGGACCCCACCACGGAGCAGGTCGACGCGTGGGTGGAGCTGGCGGAACTGGTCGGCGACCCGGACTTCCGGCAGCGCGTACGGCAGATGGCGGTGGCGGGCGCGGAAGGTACGCCCGAACCCGCGAGCGCCGACGCACCGGCCGGTACGGCGGGTACGGATGGCCGGGACGGTCCGGCGGGTACGGACAGCCCGGCCGGTCCGGCGCCGCTGCCTTACGACCCCGCGCGCGTCACCGAGCACGCCGGTGCGGCGGTGGCCGCGGGCACCGCTCCGGACGGCGCCGGGGCCCGTACGGTGCTCCACCGCATCGTGGACGCGGACATGCCGCGGGACGAACGGGCGCGGCTCGCGGACCAGGTGGAGACGTTCACGGACCGGCGCGTCGAGCGCTACTGGCAGCTGCTGGGCGTCCTCAACGGCCGTCCGCCCTTCCCGCCCGCCGTGCCGGCCTTCGAGTGGTTCATCGCCGCCCTGCGCGGCGCCTGA
- a CDS encoding ABC transporter permease produces the protein MFDLAFRSVRQRPGRFAATLLSAFLGAGIVMMFNSMHDTAAAAGIDDKSKEILSLTGGVVGSYGTLLVFFAVASTLTVNVRQRDEEISLLRCSGATPAQIKRMIMGEAALVGLAGMLLAVVPAMIAGNTLLNSFQDSGQVAKNVDYAFGPIALSAGLLITLLASVGAAWLAVRRATKAAAGGRAPRNRLRNIGGGLACVTALGSCASTFAIDADEPALMAPAAYGAIFLSIGFAALSPALLRTLLRWFARPIEAVAGAGGYLTVHNMRQRATQLSGVLMPMILFTGVAVATVYMQFIESDAIAASGVEKSVDDKNLESLNLVIVGIIVAFACIMLINTLYAATSYRGREFGGQRLAGATPRQVLAMVGTESVVLTFTGVFFGTVAGLAGILPFNIVRTDTVWPDQGPGTWLAVAALAAAATLITSIGTARRSLKTPAVAAVTVAA, from the coding sequence ATGTTCGATCTGGCCTTCCGCTCCGTACGGCAGCGTCCCGGACGCTTCGCCGCCACCTTGCTCTCGGCCTTCCTGGGCGCCGGGATCGTGATGATGTTCAACTCGATGCACGACACCGCCGCGGCGGCCGGCATCGACGACAAGAGCAAGGAGATCCTCAGCCTGACCGGCGGCGTCGTCGGCAGCTACGGCACCCTGCTGGTGTTCTTCGCCGTCGCCTCCACGCTGACCGTGAACGTCCGGCAGCGCGACGAGGAGATCAGCCTGCTGCGCTGCTCCGGCGCCACCCCCGCCCAGATCAAGCGCATGATCATGGGCGAGGCCGCGCTGGTCGGCCTGGCCGGGATGCTGCTGGCCGTGGTGCCCGCGATGATCGCCGGGAACACGCTGCTCAACTCGTTCCAGGACTCCGGGCAGGTCGCGAAGAACGTCGACTACGCCTTCGGGCCGATCGCCCTGTCCGCGGGCCTCCTCATCACGCTGCTGGCCTCCGTGGGCGCCGCCTGGCTCGCCGTACGCCGTGCCACGAAGGCCGCCGCGGGCGGACGCGCGCCGCGCAACCGGCTCCGCAACATCGGCGGCGGCCTCGCGTGCGTCACCGCCCTCGGCAGCTGCGCGAGCACCTTCGCGATCGACGCGGACGAGCCCGCCCTGATGGCACCCGCCGCGTACGGCGCGATCTTCCTGTCGATCGGCTTCGCGGCCCTGTCCCCGGCGCTGCTGCGGACGCTGCTGCGCTGGTTCGCCCGCCCGATCGAGGCCGTCGCGGGCGCCGGCGGCTACCTCACCGTGCACAACATGCGGCAGCGCGCCACGCAGCTGTCCGGCGTGCTGATGCCGATGATCCTCTTCACGGGGGTCGCCGTCGCGACCGTGTACATGCAGTTCATCGAGAGCGACGCGATCGCGGCGTCCGGCGTCGAGAAGTCGGTCGACGACAAGAACCTCGAGTCGCTGAACCTCGTGATCGTCGGGATCATCGTCGCCTTCGCCTGCATCATGCTGATCAACACGCTGTACGCGGCGACGTCGTACCGCGGCCGGGAGTTCGGCGGCCAGCGGCTGGCCGGGGCCACGCCGAGGCAGGTGCTCGCGATGGTCGGCACCGAGTCGGTCGTACTGACGTTCACCGGGGTGTTCTTCGGCACGGTGGCGGGGCTCGCCGGGATCCTGCCGTTCAACATCGTCCGTACGGACACGGTCTGGCCGGACCAGGGCCCCGGCACCTGGCTGGCGGTCGCGGCGCTCGCGGCGGCGGCGACGCTGATCACGAGCATCGGGACGGCGCGGCGTTCGCTGAAGACGCCGGCCGTCGCGGCCGTCACGGTGGCCGCCTGA
- the crcB gene encoding fluoride efflux transporter CrcB, which produces MNWLLVLLGGAVGAPLRYLTDRAVQRRHATVFPWGTFAVNVAGCLLLGLVAGAGAAGAASSQVQLLVGTGLCGALTTYSTFSYETLRLAEDGAGLLAAANVAAAVTAGLGAAFAGVAAAEALWA; this is translated from the coding sequence GTGAACTGGCTGCTCGTCCTGCTCGGCGGAGCCGTCGGCGCTCCCCTCCGGTACCTCACCGACCGCGCCGTACAGCGCCGGCACGCCACCGTCTTCCCCTGGGGGACGTTCGCCGTGAACGTCGCGGGCTGCCTCCTGCTGGGCCTCGTCGCGGGCGCGGGCGCGGCGGGGGCGGCGTCCTCGCAGGTGCAGCTGCTCGTGGGGACGGGCCTGTGCGGGGCGTTGACGACGTACTCCACGTTCTCGTACGAGACCCTGCGGCTCGCCGAGGACGGCGCGGGCCTCCTCGCCGCGGCCAACGTGGCCGCGGCGGTGACGGCGGGCCTGGGCGCCGCGTTCGCGGGCGTCGCGGCGGCGGAGGCGCTGTGGGCGTAG
- a CDS encoding response regulator, with protein MTVRVLVVDDQVVVRAGLTAVIDAEPDLTVVGEAGDGAAAVSLAERLTPDVVVMDVRMPGLDGIAATRILTGRENPPRVLALTTFDLDAYVFDALHAGASGFLLKDVQAAELLHGIRVVAAGEGVLAPSATRRLIGHYAAGPPRPGQDTGHLDRLTARERYVLTLIASGLDNAAIAAELGITVGTVKSHVNALLRKLELRSRVQATILAYDLGLVRANPPGAHG; from the coding sequence ATGACCGTCCGTGTACTGGTCGTCGACGACCAGGTCGTCGTACGGGCGGGCCTCACCGCCGTCATCGACGCCGAGCCGGACCTGACCGTCGTCGGTGAGGCGGGCGACGGCGCCGCCGCGGTGAGCCTCGCCGAACGCCTCACGCCCGACGTGGTGGTGATGGACGTACGGATGCCGGGACTCGACGGCATCGCCGCCACGCGCATCCTCACCGGACGGGAGAACCCGCCCCGCGTTCTGGCGCTGACCACGTTCGACCTCGACGCGTACGTCTTCGACGCGCTGCACGCCGGTGCGTCCGGCTTCCTGCTCAAGGACGTGCAGGCGGCCGAACTGCTGCACGGCATCCGGGTCGTGGCCGCCGGGGAGGGCGTCCTCGCCCCGTCCGCGACCCGGCGGCTCATCGGCCACTACGCCGCCGGACCGCCACGCCCCGGGCAGGACACGGGGCACCTGGACCGGCTCACCGCACGCGAGCGCTACGTCCTCACCCTCATCGCGTCGGGGCTCGACAACGCGGCGATCGCCGCCGAACTCGGCATCACCGTCGGCACCGTCAAGTCCCACGTGAACGCGCTGCTGCGGAAGCTCGAACTGCGCAGCCGGGTGCAGGCGACGATCCTCGCCTACGACCTGGGCCTGGTCCGCGCCAACCCTCCGGGGGCCCACGGCTGA
- a CDS encoding fluoride efflux transporter FluC, with translation MSVAARPAPAARGQGPVVAVVALGGAAGAAARYGAALLWPTAPGAFPWTTLAVNAVGCAVIGVFMVVISEVWAAHRLVRPFFGTGVLGGFTTFSTYAVDAERLVDVGAARTALAYLGLTLLVALAAVWSAGAATRRVLVWRRRR, from the coding sequence CTGTCGGTGGCCGCCCGCCCGGCCCCGGCGGCGCGCGGCCAGGGCCCCGTGGTGGCGGTCGTCGCCCTGGGCGGCGCGGCGGGCGCGGCCGCACGGTACGGCGCCGCGCTGCTCTGGCCGACCGCGCCCGGCGCGTTCCCGTGGACGACGCTGGCGGTGAACGCCGTCGGGTGCGCGGTGATCGGCGTGTTCATGGTGGTGATCAGCGAGGTGTGGGCGGCGCACCGGCTGGTGCGGCCGTTCTTCGGTACGGGCGTGCTCGGCGGGTTCACGACCTTCTCCACGTACGCGGTGGACGCGGAGCGTCTCGTGGATGTGGGAGCGGCGCGTACGGCGCTGGCGTATCTCGGTCTCACGCTGCTGGTGGCGCTGGCGGCGGTGTGGAGCGCGGGGGCGGCGACCCGCCGCGTACTGGTGTGGAGGAGGCGGCGATGA
- a CDS encoding aldo/keto reductase translates to MRTNRLGQSAVAVTELGFGGGPLGGLFESLDDDTAAAALAAAWDSGIRYYDTSPHYGIGVSERRTGALLRDRPRESCTLSTKVGRLLVPQDPDGRTDESFQVPATHRRVWDFSRDGILRSVEDSLERMGVDRIDVLFLHDAEERFETALRDGYPALAELRAQGVVGAVGAGMYDSALLTRLVRETDADVVMLSGRYTLLDHSAGGDLLPACAERGVSVLAASVFNSGLLATPRPADDAPFDYAPAAPELVRRARRIADVCAAHGVTLPQAALAFPRRHPAVAGVVVGMRSADEVHRNVRDFGAEIPPGLWSDLQGQNLLAE, encoded by the coding sequence ATGAGGACGAACCGGCTCGGGCAGAGCGCGGTGGCCGTCACCGAACTCGGCTTCGGCGGCGGACCGCTCGGCGGACTCTTCGAGTCGCTGGACGACGACACCGCGGCCGCCGCGCTGGCCGCGGCCTGGGACAGCGGCATCCGCTACTACGACACCTCGCCGCACTACGGCATCGGCGTTTCGGAACGCCGCACCGGCGCACTCCTGCGCGACCGGCCGCGCGAGTCGTGCACCCTCTCGACGAAGGTCGGCAGGCTGCTCGTACCGCAGGACCCGGATGGCCGCACGGACGAGTCGTTCCAGGTGCCCGCGACGCACCGCAGGGTGTGGGATTTCTCCCGCGACGGCATCCTGCGCAGCGTCGAGGACTCATTGGAGCGGATGGGCGTCGACCGTATCGACGTGCTGTTCCTGCACGACGCGGAGGAGCGCTTCGAGACCGCCCTCCGCGACGGCTACCCGGCGCTCGCCGAACTCCGCGCGCAGGGTGTCGTCGGCGCGGTCGGCGCCGGTATGTACGACAGCGCGCTGCTCACCCGGCTCGTACGCGAGACGGACGCGGACGTGGTGATGCTGTCCGGCCGTTACACGCTGCTGGACCACAGCGCGGGTGGCGATCTGCTGCCTGCGTGCGCGGAGCGCGGCGTCTCCGTCCTGGCCGCCTCCGTCTTCAACTCCGGCCTGCTGGCCACTCCGCGGCCTGCGGACGACGCCCCGTTCGACTACGCGCCCGCCGCGCCGGAACTCGTACGGCGCGCCCGCCGCATCGCGGACGTCTGCGCCGCGCACGGCGTGACGCTCCCGCAGGCGGCACTCGCGTTCCCGCGGCGGCACCCTGCGGTGGCGGGCGTCGTGGTCGGCATGCGGTCGGCGGACGAAGTCCACCGGAACGTACGGGACTTCGGGGCGGAGATCCCGCCGGGCCTGTGGTCGGACCTCCAGGGGCAGAACCTGCTGGCCGAGTAG
- a CDS encoding SCO4225 family membrane protein, which yields MSASASTTHEETAAMTDSAPGSGSGPTPGSGSANSLTRALRSALGSVLARVYLAVCAGLLVWALVVSSGDNPDASFAGVWPVLATAPVSLVLLVLPDHSSMILVAVGLGALVNAVVIGWCARALRRGLGGSDPRP from the coding sequence ATGAGCGCCAGCGCCAGCACCACACACGAGGAGACCGCCGCCATGACCGACTCCGCGCCCGGATCCGGGTCCGGCCCCACGCCCGGCTCCGGGTCCGCCAACTCCCTGACGCGCGCCCTCCGCAGCGCTCTCGGCAGCGTCCTCGCGCGCGTCTACCTCGCCGTCTGCGCGGGCCTGCTCGTCTGGGCGCTCGTCGTGAGCAGCGGCGACAACCCGGACGCCTCCTTCGCCGGAGTGTGGCCGGTGCTCGCGACCGCACCGGTGAGCCTCGTCCTGCTCGTGCTGCCGGACCACAGCTCGATGATCCTCGTCGCCGTCGGCCTCGGCGCCCTGGTGAACGCCGTCGTCATCGGCTGGTGCGCCCGCGCCCTCCGCCGGGGCCTCGGCGGCTCGGACCCGCGGCCCTGA
- a CDS encoding class I SAM-dependent DNA methyltransferase — translation MTEPDYVHATRTSYDTIAADYARHAAGELAAKPLDRGMLAGFADLVRTGGGGGGGGSSANGDGPLPVLEVGCGTGRVTAHLAGLGLPASGVDLSPEMIAVARQSEPGLRFDVGSMLSLDAPDGSLGGVVAWYSVIHIEEEQLPAVFAEFHRVLAPGGHVLLAFQVGDEPLRLTEAYGRPIALDFHRRRPEQIAALLDDAGLPVRARLLREADDEGDFTERTPQAFLLARKRPTA, via the coding sequence GTGACCGAACCGGATTACGTGCACGCCACCCGTACCTCGTACGACACCATCGCCGCCGACTACGCCCGCCACGCCGCCGGCGAACTCGCCGCCAAGCCCCTGGACCGCGGGATGCTCGCCGGATTCGCGGACCTCGTACGTACGGGCGGTGGCGGCGGTGGCGGCGGCAGCAGCGCCAACGGGGACGGCCCGCTGCCCGTACTCGAGGTCGGCTGCGGCACCGGCCGCGTGACCGCGCATCTGGCCGGGCTCGGCCTCCCCGCCTCCGGCGTGGATCTCTCCCCCGAAATGATCGCCGTGGCCCGGCAGTCGGAGCCCGGCCTGCGGTTCGACGTGGGCTCGATGCTGTCCCTGGACGCGCCGGACGGCTCCCTCGGCGGCGTCGTCGCCTGGTACTCGGTCATCCACATCGAGGAGGAGCAACTGCCCGCCGTCTTCGCCGAGTTCCACCGGGTGCTTGCCCCCGGCGGCCATGTGCTGCTCGCGTTCCAGGTCGGCGACGAACCGCTGCGGCTGACGGAGGCGTACGGCCGCCCGATCGCGCTGGACTTCCACCGGCGCCGCCCGGAGCAGATCGCCGCGCTGCTGGACGACGCGGGCCTGCCCGTACGCGCCCGGCTGCTGCGCGAGGCCGACGACGAGGGCGACTTCACGGAGCGCACCCCGCAGGCGTTCCTGCTGGCACGCAAGCGCCCCACCGCGTAG
- a CDS encoding AAA family ATPase — translation MAGAEASAGCLILSGMPGAGKSTVAPLVAARHARAAHISGDVLSYMVVQGRVGFNGQPAEESARQLRLCARNMCTLANNFADNGIFPVIEYAIDNPGMLDYMLAELRPRPVVFVVLAPPLEVCRQRNAARAVEHQVHFDFSPYYRAMREQLGEVGWWLDTAALSPEETADLIAARAHDTAALRTDLPASCAAPSGGALGPAAGGGRGGP, via the coding sequence GTGGCTGGTGCGGAGGCGTCTGCGGGGTGCCTGATCCTGTCGGGGATGCCCGGGGCGGGCAAGTCGACGGTGGCGCCGCTGGTGGCCGCCCGGCACGCGCGTGCGGCGCACATCAGCGGGGACGTCCTCTCGTACATGGTCGTCCAGGGCCGGGTCGGCTTCAACGGGCAGCCCGCTGAGGAGTCCGCGCGCCAACTGCGGCTGTGCGCCCGCAACATGTGCACCCTTGCCAACAATTTCGCCGACAACGGCATCTTCCCGGTCATCGAGTACGCCATCGACAACCCCGGGATGCTGGACTACATGCTCGCCGAACTGCGTCCCAGGCCCGTCGTGTTCGTCGTTCTGGCCCCTCCCCTGGAGGTGTGCCGGCAGCGCAACGCCGCGCGGGCCGTCGAGCACCAGGTCCACTTCGACTTCTCCCCCTACTACCGGGCGATGCGCGAGCAACTGGGCGAAGTCGGCTGGTGGCTGGACACCGCGGCGCTCTCGCCGGAGGAGACCGCCGACCTGATCGCCGCACGCGCGCACGACACGGCCGCGCTCCGTACGGATCTCCCTGCGAGCTGCGCCGCGCCATCAGGTGGGGCGTTGGGGCCAGCCGCTGGGGGCGGACGCGGCGGTCCGTAG
- a CDS encoding DUF190 domain-containing protein, translated as MTRRDTRRNDRRDSGGRPDPGGGNRSTRLTGTATRVTVFVGENDLWHHRPLYSEIVLRAREAGLAGASVFRGIEGFGASSLIHTQRLLSLSEDLPVAVVIVDSRERVEAFLPQLDELVAEGLVIMDDCEVIRYAGRETADGEAGDVSDGEAAGGERVT; from the coding sequence ATGACCCGACGGGACACCCGGCGGAACGACCGGCGGGACAGCGGTGGCAGGCCGGACCCGGGCGGCGGCAACCGGTCGACCCGGCTGACGGGTACCGCCACGAGGGTCACCGTTTTCGTGGGTGAGAACGACCTGTGGCACCACAGGCCGCTGTACTCCGAGATCGTCCTCCGTGCGCGCGAGGCCGGGCTGGCGGGCGCGAGCGTGTTCCGGGGCATCGAGGGCTTCGGCGCCTCGTCGCTGATCCACACGCAGCGGCTGCTGTCACTCAGCGAGGACCTGCCGGTGGCGGTCGTGATCGTGGACTCGCGCGAGCGCGTCGAGGCGTTCCTGCCGCAGCTCGACGAGCTGGTGGCGGAGGGACTGGTGATCATGGACGACTGCGAGGTCATCCGGTACGCGGGCCGGGAGACCGCGGACGGGGAGGCTGGGGACGTGTCGGACGGGGAGGCTGCAGGCGGGGAGCGGGTCACGTGA